A single Brienomyrus brachyistius isolate T26 chromosome 11, BBRACH_0.4, whole genome shotgun sequence DNA region contains:
- the LOC125751984 gene encoding partitioning defective 6 homolog beta-like isoform X2 — protein MSGQQRSCAGTANIIEFRTEYRRFGLQQASATGFQEFYKLLLSIHRIPGLDVFLPYVDFHGKLFPINNDDSFRRAVSCAQPLLRVILQHKDDEPRTFMKKKKGSGAKAKGKPRSGLLIGPPMDFHLVSSIIDVDILPETLRRVRLHKHSSNKTLGFYIRDGQTVRLTPQGVEKVSGIFISRVVPGGLAASTGLLSVDDEVVEVNGIEVAGKSLDQVTDMMVASSHCLVITVKPANQCNSMAHLSSRPPDSAHSPASKTQLISSAMDGECDNEEHDIIIETDGLSPSLPVPAVASGDGD, from the exons ATGTCAGGACAGCAGAGGAGCTGCGCAGGGACCGCCAATATTATTGAG TTTCGGACTGAGTACCGCCGCTTTGGGCTTCAGCAGGCCAGTGCCACCGGATTCCAGGAGTTCTACAAGCTGCTGCTATCCATCCACCGGATTCCAGGCCTCGACGTCTTCCTGCCCTATGTGGACTTTCACGGAAAGCTGTTTCCTATCAACAACGATGATAGTTTCCGCAGGGCTGTGTCCTGTGCGCAGCCCTTACTCCGGGTCATTCTACAGCACAAAG ATGATGAGCCTCGGACCTTCATGAAGAAGAAGAAAGGATCGGGGGCAAAAGCTAAGGGAAAACCCCGCTCAGGACTGCTGATTGGACCTCCCATGGACTTCCACTTGGTGTCCTCCATCATCGACGTAGACATCTTGCCCGAGACTCTCAGGCGTGTGCGACTACACAAACACAGCTCCAACAAGACGCTGGGCTTCTACATCCGCGATGGACAGACCGTGCGCCTCACCCCACAGGGTGTGGAGAAGGTATCAGGCATCTTCATCTCCCGGGTGGTGCCTGGTGGCCTGGCGGCGAGCACAGGGCTGCTGAGCGTCGACGATGAGGTCGTGGAAGTGAACGGCATCGAGGTGGCGGGCAAGTCTCTGGACCAGGTGACGGACATGATGGTGGCCAGCAGTCACTGCCTGGTCATCACGGTGAAGCCAGCCAACCAGTGTAACAGTATGGCTCACTTGAGCAGCAGACCCCCTGATTCTGCCCACAGCCCTGCTTCCAAAACTCAGCTCATAAGCAGTGCCATGGATGGTGAGTGTGACAATGAGGAGCATGACATCATCATTGAGACTGATGGCTTGTCACCTTCCTTACCAGTTCCTGCTGTAGCCAGTGGTGACGGAGACTAG
- the LOC125751984 gene encoding partitioning defective 6 homolog alpha-like isoform X1 yields the protein MSGQQRSCAGTANIIEVKSKFRTEYRRFGLQQASATGFQEFYKLLLSIHRIPGLDVFLPYVDFHGKLFPINNDDSFRRAVSCAQPLLRVILQHKDDEPRTFMKKKKGSGAKAKGKPRSGLLIGPPMDFHLVSSIIDVDILPETLRRVRLHKHSSNKTLGFYIRDGQTVRLTPQGVEKVSGIFISRVVPGGLAASTGLLSVDDEVVEVNGIEVAGKSLDQVTDMMVASSHCLVITVKPANQCNSMAHLSSRPPDSAHSPASKTQLISSAMDGECDNEEHDIIIETDGLSPSLPVPAVASGDGD from the exons ATGTCAGGACAGCAGAGGAGCTGCGCAGGGACCGCCAATATTATTGAGGTGAAGAGCAAA TTTCGGACTGAGTACCGCCGCTTTGGGCTTCAGCAGGCCAGTGCCACCGGATTCCAGGAGTTCTACAAGCTGCTGCTATCCATCCACCGGATTCCAGGCCTCGACGTCTTCCTGCCCTATGTGGACTTTCACGGAAAGCTGTTTCCTATCAACAACGATGATAGTTTCCGCAGGGCTGTGTCCTGTGCGCAGCCCTTACTCCGGGTCATTCTACAGCACAAAG ATGATGAGCCTCGGACCTTCATGAAGAAGAAGAAAGGATCGGGGGCAAAAGCTAAGGGAAAACCCCGCTCAGGACTGCTGATTGGACCTCCCATGGACTTCCACTTGGTGTCCTCCATCATCGACGTAGACATCTTGCCCGAGACTCTCAGGCGTGTGCGACTACACAAACACAGCTCCAACAAGACGCTGGGCTTCTACATCCGCGATGGACAGACCGTGCGCCTCACCCCACAGGGTGTGGAGAAGGTATCAGGCATCTTCATCTCCCGGGTGGTGCCTGGTGGCCTGGCGGCGAGCACAGGGCTGCTGAGCGTCGACGATGAGGTCGTGGAAGTGAACGGCATCGAGGTGGCGGGCAAGTCTCTGGACCAGGTGACGGACATGATGGTGGCCAGCAGTCACTGCCTGGTCATCACGGTGAAGCCAGCCAACCAGTGTAACAGTATGGCTCACTTGAGCAGCAGACCCCCTGATTCTGCCCACAGCCCTGCTTCCAAAACTCAGCTCATAAGCAGTGCCATGGATGGTGAGTGTGACAATGAGGAGCATGACATCATCATTGAGACTGATGGCTTGTCACCTTCCTTACCAGTTCCTGCTGTAGCCAGTGGTGACGGAGACTAG